The Vitis vinifera cultivar Pinot Noir 40024 chromosome 8, ASM3070453v1 genome segment AACGTGAAGAAAAAGACTAGAATATACCTTGGCTGGTTAtttataaattgataaatttaatatttcccCCATTTTAAAGTGTTCATGTCCAGTGAAACACATTGCGACTTTGTGAGGAGTGAGGACTAGTGTCCAGGCAGCAGTTGCTGCTAGGAATAGGATGTAGCCTCCCACTTTGCGCActtctcttaaatttttttttcccttggtaggttttttttttgtaaatgatgtgGTGGCCGAGGTGAAAATTCGtccaaaacattttaaattgttttgttgaagaaattagtatatgtataatataatttgttatatttgataataatattttattaataataaaaaacataaattttatattattgtgaaatgtcttaatttaaaaatatttaatattaaattcattatgatatatttaatttaaatatattcttataattttttaaatattttttatttcttatatttaataaatatataaatgatataaaaaatcaattaaacaaATTATCGTGATAGCTTTTATATCTTTAgcaattaattaaatgaaattttaaaataaaatatttagaattgatttatttattagtacattcttttaatattttgtttttatttttttttataagtaaaagaagtatattaaacgagaagaggaaacaccaaaaatCGGTGCCCTCTAAGTATATAGAGAGTATACACACCACCTTCCCTAACTAGGAGCCTATCCAGTCTACAAAACTTGcaagagaagaatgactctCTACTAGGGACCCCCTGgcccaagaccaaagattacgtacaaaagaatatttcaaccttTGAAGCGAAAGATCCTCATCCCCAAACATtaacctatttctctccttccaaactgaccaaaaaatacataaaggcgccatttgccaagccttcTTGCGTCTTtttcccacaaaccctccattCCACCCAAGAAGGGTTGTCTTCACTGTACATGAGAAAGTCCAAGATAtaccaaaaagagagaaaaggaggcTCCATAGGACCCGCGTCTTGACACAATGCAGTAGGAGATGATCCACTGTTTCTTCTTCAGATAGACAGAGAAAGTACCTGTTTGCCAAAGAGAaccccctcctttgaagttgctcCTGAGTTAAAACTttaccccaagaagcctcccaagcaaagaaagctaCCTTGGGAGGCACTCTTGCCCTCCACATTCTTTCGCTAGGGAACATAGAAAGGCCCCCCGGCTTCATCATATAATAAAGGGACCTAACTGAGAAAGCCCCATCATTTGAAGCTGTCCATATCACTCTATCTTCCTCCTCCCTTTGAACCCTGAAAGCTTGGATCTTCTACAACAACCACTCCACCAAATCAATCTCCCAATCGTTAAACGCCCTAGCAAAGAGAGGAATCCAACCAACCCCATCACCAATAGGATTCCACACCTCCGAAACCCAAGCATTCTTCGACATGGACATGAAAAAAAGAGATGGGAAGGACTCACAAAGAGACCCCTCACCACATcacttgtctttccaaaatttcattctttGCCCATTACCCAAATGGAAAGCTACCCTGCCATCTAACAGCCCCCACTtcttcctaattgctttccaaagcCCAACTCCGTTTCTTCCCATCACATCCCTAGTACACCAGCCTCCCTCCTCTACACCATACTTGAGGCTAATTACACTCCTCCATAACGCCTCTCTCTCATTAGCAAACCTCCAATTCCACTTACACAAAAGGGCGTTATTCATCAATGATAAATTTCTCACCCCTAGtccaccttttcttttctccaagCATACCAAGTTCCATCTTACAAGGTAAGGTTTATGGGCTAGAGTTCCCCCACCCCACATAAAATCCCTCTGAATTTTCTCCAATCTCAACCTCACTTTTCTAGGCAAATGAAAGAGAGACATCAGATAAATAGGCATACTGGACATAGTGCTTCTAATTAGGGTAAGTCTTCCCCCTTTAGATATGTACTGCCTCTTCCACATGACAAGCCTTCTACGAAAACGCTCTTCAACCCCATCCCACATCGCCAAAGAATTGAAAGCTGCCCCTAAGGGCATTCCCAAATAACTAGAAGGAATCCCCCCCACTTTACACCCCAACTCCAAAGCCAAACCCTCTATATTCAGCACCCTTCCAACCGGGATCATCTCACTCTTCTCTAAGTTAATCCTCAAACCCGAAcacgcctcaaaccacatgagaagccaGCTTAGATAAGTCATCTCGTCTGAAGACTCCTCACAAAAAACCAACGTATCGTCCGCAAACAACAAATGCGATATATGCATCCCCTCACCCCTCCCACCACTCACCTTCCACCCAGATAAGTAGCCCCCACTAATAGCCCTTCTCATCATACTACTGAAAACCTCCATGGTgatcacaaacaaataaggggaaaggggatctccttgtcttaacCTCCTCGTGCTTTGAAAAAAACCGGATAGAGACCCATTAACTAACATGGAGAATTTCACTGTGGAGATACACCAATCAATCCACTTTATCCATCTCTCTCCAAACCCCATCTCTTTAAGAACAACCAACAAAAAGCTCCAGCTAACACGGTCATAAgtcttctctatatccaacttgcataACGCCCCTCCCACATTGTCTTTCAATCTTGAGTCCACGGCCTCGTTTGCAATCAACactgcatccaaaatctgtctaccctccacaaaggcattttgagacTCTGAAATCACTTTCCCAATcacctttttaattctattggCCAACACCTTGGCCAGCAACTTGTAGAAGCTGCCTACAAGGCTGATAGGCctgaaatctttcaaatcttcaacACCTCCCCTTTTTGGGACTAGGACAAGGAATGTTTCATTTAGAGATTTTACAAATCTGCCTCTCTCATGAAATTCCTTGAAGAAGCCCATTATTTCAGCCTTTACTAAATCTCAACTGAACAACCAGAAAGCCATGGTGAAGCCATTCGGGTCGGGGGCTTTATCCTTGCCTAGATCTGAAAGTGCCGCGAACACCTCCCCTTCCGAAAAGGAAATTTCCAGCCCCTCAACCTCACAACTGTCTAATCTCATGAAGGGCAGCCCCTCAACACCAGGATGCCACCCCCTTTCTTCAATGTACAGATTATTAAAAGCACCCACcacactattttttaaatctaattccTCCTTATGCCAACAATCATCCACTTTCAGCCTAGACAACCAGTTCCTTCTGCTATGCGCATTCGCCATCCTATGAAAGAATTTGGTATTATTAtccccctccttcaaccacaattCCCTTGATCTCTGCCTCCAagaaatttcttccctcaacacCCATGTCTTATAAACCTCCTTAGCCTCCTTCCTTGCTTCACAATCCTCCAGACTCAGAGTTGAATGATTCTCCACTGCATCCCAGTACACCACCTGGCTAAGAGCTTCTCTCTTCTTAGTCTCAATTACCCCAAAAACTTCTTTATTCCAAGTCTTTAAAAGCCCTTTTAAGGCTCTTAATTTTGCATCCAGAACAAAACTAAAAGACCCAATAAAAGTTAAACTGCCCCACCACCTCTTCATCTGATCCATGAACCCCCTTTCCtccagccacatattctcaaatctgaacGGTGACATACCCCTCTTCAAACCTCCACCTTCAAGTAGGATAGGAAAATGATCAAAGACTGGTCTAGCAAGAATCCCCTGCATGGCTCAATTGAACATTCTGTCCCATTCATCTGTTACTAAGAACCTGTCGAGCCTAGATTGTGACTGATTGTTTAACCCTCCCTCGCTAAGTAAAGGGACCCCCCTATAAGGGGTAGTCCCTTAGCTCCAAATCCTCTACCACTTCAGTAAATCTCCTCATTGATGCAGATAGCTCGCCCCCCCTACTGCGCTCTTCCGGGTATCTGATCATGTTAAAGTCTCCCCCCACACACCAAGGGTCTCTCCATAACCCTTTTATTGACCCAAGCTCCTCCCAGAAAACCTCTCTATCCCTTCTGCACACCGGCCCATAAACTCCGGTGAACACCCACCTCATCCCATCCATACAATTGTTGAACAGACAAGACACTGAAAACATCCCTTCTTCCACCTCCAACAAATCAACCACTCTGTTATGAGGACTTCAATATGTGTATTGTGTTGGAAATCTTGAATTACTCTAGTCCAAGTCTTGTTTCTTGTAAGGTGCATGCATTTATCCCTAggcaccatgggaaactcatcccaacaACTAAGACAAGTCAATCCCttcaattaagaggtagtgcactatacaACCTCTACTGAATTACTCAAATTCATGAACTGATTATGGacaatttatctacttataaggaacttatgacttgtatcctttatacaactcctaatgcaccaaagtcatatacaatgtaaaaTATATGGACTAAATGCTCAAATTAATGTCAATACATAAAAAGGTATAACAAAGAAACGGTCAAGTCtaattttgttatatcatgtcttacttttaggggctcaatcccaacaaactcccactaaCCCCAAAAGTAAACTGGGCACTATAGAAAGAATCTGTTTCATAATCATATTACCTTTCTTAACTATCTCACAAAGTAAGTAATACATCATCTCTATGTTTTTTCACTTTTAGTGGTACCTTGGTTCTTTAGATTGTGCCATCATCACACTGTTACCAAAAACAAGATCTTGGACAATACAATAAAGGGAACTACCCTTATTGCTAAATGGCTTTCTTTGTTGCTTCGGAAGCAACAAAAACCACATAGAGTATACACATATCTAGAAGTAGACCCACAAAAGTCATCATCAAACTCAAGGTCTAATTCCCAATACCTAACGAGTACTAATTCATCACAAAGACTCACAAGCATATAATCCATCATTCTTCAGAGATACTTGAGTACATGCTTGACATCCACCCAAAACTCTAATCCTAGATCAAActaacatctattcaccattcTTGCAACAAATCAAATATCTAATCTAGCACATAGCATTGCATATATGAGGCTACCCATAAcaacatggttttaaaaattggaccAGCCGATCCAACCATCGACCGATCCAATCGTCAATCGATCACGGTTCCAATTTGGTCCAGTGAATTGGATCGGTGGAGGGTTGAACCGAGatcaacaatttaatttttttttttttaaccccaCCAAAACGATGCCATTTTAATAAGGATAAAAGCAATTTTTCTCTTCACCTATGTGTGTGCGCTAGTGCGATTACCCCTCTCCAACCTATTGTCACCATTGTTGCCATCGACCATCCTTGCCAGTGTTGTCGCTGATGAggaggtaaaaataaaatattcttaactttgttcattttgattttttaactttaataactttatattttattgtgaACATTTAATGTgttaattttttgttgattataatttatgttatgtttaatatttaatatttataaatttttttatttgttgcatattgaaatttttgttgatttatttattgcaattgaaatttgaatcatttccacattttatttagtttaaatttttaattagattttatatatattttttactttattttcattttttttaattttatatcgatttttaaaattttttatttgagtttaaataaattaatgaaatgatTGAGTTAAAACattaggaattaaaataacttattgattttcaaataaaattctgattttaaaattttaaataaatatttgatttgaaaaaaaaaattatgtaataaatttcaaattctttaattCTCTGATTCTCTAAATTAATATTGGActtttataaattgttgatgacttgaattttttttaaaattaaattgttgatgacttgatgtggaccccgcatttcggctcatgcgtttcccactcgatggcgagctcgatttttatttgaaaaatgatttttattgaaaatgacttgaagtcgccacttatttttgttttatttttaaagggtaaacaaaataagaaagaaaaaccctaagtgtgactccttattttggaaaaggtggactgtgaaaaatcggatcaggttcaagggtcaggttacttatcaggaaggtacggtaaagaccgtagcacccctctaagtccctaaaattgggtctctactaatgagatgaagctgacatggcaatcaatgagaaaaacaatgaatactcgaatcaatcatgcacatatgagagttAGAAAATGCATATAGACTAACCAGAGTGGGAATGAGTGTGTACCTGAGCAGCGAGCCACTATGCACTATAaagagagagggttagtgcaaaataaagagcataaacatagctcacatgtcactaaatcaagtacaaaatcatcaaaggcACGCAATGGCACTTcactcaaaattcatttttattttaaagaaaatttatttgatgttgggcccccaccaaagcccatttatttttgtatgaattaatttcgTAAATTCTATCACCAAGAATTacgaaaaataaattcacacttattttaaaacattttgaaaatcaaagaaaattcgaaagtggctcgccaaaaagaaaaagacgaccaaattttattaaaaatgagatgTTGGTATCTAAAAACTCTAaggatggaaaatttgatgacttgaaatcatttaaaaaccAGAAATTGGAAAATCACTTCAAAACGGGgttggaaattattattttgaaatcaaagggAAAGAGTTTGAGGGGGGTGGTACATGGCTCAATAAGTGGCCATGCTAGAGGTGGCCATGCATACCTGCCTCAGAGGTTTGATTGAGTGCTTGGATAGTCACCTGTTATGAGGACCCTGCTCACCCTTCACTGCCTGCAACTATCAAGGAGTCATTAGGGGACGCCAATTCTCCATGTGATGATGAATTAGCATTCAGCACTGCCTGCTCAGCTGGAATAGGACGAGTGACATTAGCATCTTCAAGGCTACCCCCAATGCAAAATGAAACACCAAGCCCATCAACTCTCGAATCAGTCACATGATAAGCACCACTGGCAACTGTACTCTGCTTCATAGCATATTCCTAATTCACTGTTACCAATACACCATAC includes the following:
- the LOC104880006 gene encoding uncharacterized protein LOC104880006; the protein is MQGILARPVFDHFPILLEGGGLKRGMSPFRFENMWLEERGFMDQMKRWWGSLTFIGSFSFVLDAKLRALKGLLKTWNKEVFGVIETKKREALSQVVYWDAVENHSTLSLEDCEARKEAKEVYKTWVLREEISWRQRSRELWLKEGDNNTKFFHRMANAHSRRNWLSRLKVDDCWHKEELDLKNSVVGAFNNLYIEERGWHPGVEGLPFMRLDSCEVEGLEISFSEGEVFAALSDLGKDKAPDPNGFTMAFWLFS